Proteins from a genomic interval of Clostridium sp. M62/1:
- a CDS encoding M48 family metallopeptidase, translating to MQFLQITSTSRRIPGKEGEDRIPCLVVRSDRRTMALQVKPDGQVVIRVPRQVSVERAMEFAGRNQEWILENRERALQLEAQRPAYSDREIEHFKNQLRPVLEQRLAYFSEQMGVSYGRVCIRDQKTRWGSCSARGNLNFNWRLCLAPPEILDYVVVHELAHRKEMNHSRRFWDIVENVLPDCRERRRWLRENGRRLG from the coding sequence ATGCAGTTTTTGCAGATTACCAGTACATCGAGAAGAATCCCTGGTAAGGAGGGCGAAGACAGAATCCCCTGTCTTGTGGTGCGGTCGGACAGGCGCACCATGGCCCTTCAGGTAAAGCCGGACGGGCAGGTGGTAATCCGTGTCCCCAGGCAGGTCAGCGTGGAGCGGGCCATGGAATTTGCAGGAAGAAATCAGGAGTGGATTCTCGAAAACAGAGAGAGGGCCCTTCAGCTGGAAGCTCAGAGACCGGCATACTCAGACCGGGAGATAGAGCATTTCAAGAATCAGCTCCGCCCTGTTCTGGAACAGCGCCTGGCGTATTTCTCCGAACAGATGGGTGTTTCCTATGGCCGGGTGTGCATCAGAGATCAGAAGACGCGGTGGGGAAGCTGCAGCGCCAGAGGAAACTTAAACTTTAACTGGAGGCTCTGTCTGGCGCCGCCGGAGATTCTCGACTATGTGGTGGTGCATGAGCTGGCTCACCGGAAGGAGATGAATCATTCCAGGCGTTTCTGGGACATTGTAGAAAATGTCCTTCCTGACTGCAGGGAGAGAAGAAGGTGGCTCAGGGAGAACGGAAGACGGCTCGGGTAA
- a CDS encoding GNAT family N-acetyltransferase — MVTELKGNGLKRAADLFWGWDDTMIWSCLEGEMGRAYAVLRHEERKRKSLGEKPYIASAKLDIADFCFYGGEASEELVLHSKDIYEAGFKILVPQNRDWELLIERIYGDRAVRRVRYAFQKDRNCFSIEELVKMATRLEEGFSIEEIGERTFREAAGLPWACDWGGQFKGYRDYKNRGIGVAVRYKGELVAGASSYTVYSGGIEIQIDTRKDYRNRGLASSCGAALILKCLERGLYPSWDADNEISAHLARRLGYRFEREYPVYKIGLT; from the coding sequence ATGGTGACAGAGCTGAAAGGAAACGGGCTGAAAAGAGCAGCCGATCTGTTTTGGGGATGGGATGATACCATGATATGGTCCTGCCTGGAGGGGGAAATGGGAAGGGCCTATGCTGTTTTGAGACACGAAGAAAGGAAGAGAAAGAGCCTTGGAGAAAAGCCTTACATAGCCTCTGCTAAGCTGGATATTGCCGATTTTTGCTTTTATGGCGGGGAGGCGAGCGAAGAATTAGTTCTCCACAGTAAAGATATCTATGAGGCAGGCTTTAAGATACTGGTTCCTCAGAATAGGGACTGGGAGCTTCTGATCGAACGGATTTATGGAGACAGGGCGGTCAGGCGGGTCCGATATGCCTTTCAAAAGGACAGAAACTGTTTTTCCATAGAAGAGCTGGTAAAAATGGCAACGAGACTGGAGGAAGGATTCTCTATAGAGGAGATAGGGGAGAGGACCTTCAGGGAGGCGGCCGGGCTGCCATGGGCATGCGACTGGGGCGGACAGTTTAAGGGATACAGGGATTACAAAAACAGAGGAATAGGAGTGGCTGTGCGGTATAAGGGAGAACTGGTGGCAGGAGCTTCTTCATATACTGTCTATTCCGGGGGGATCGAAATACAGATCGATACAAGAAAAGATTACAGGAACAGAGGGCTGGCATCCAGCTGTGGGGCTGCGCTGATTTTAAAGTGTCTGGAAAGAGGACTCTATCCAAGCTGGGATGCGGACAATGAAATTTCCGCCCATCTGGCCAGACGCCTCGGGTACAGGTTTGAGCGGGAATATCCGGTCTACAAAATCGGATTGACGTAA